In Deltaproteobacteria bacterium, the sequence GTCGCGGCGGTCGCCGATGTGGCGCCCCGGGTCGAGTCCGCCGGCAAGCTCGACAAGCCCGCGCTGCTCGACCGCCTCGGGGCCTCGCCGTGGGTCGAAGGCATCGACGTACTTGCGCAGCTGTGCGCCGATCACCGCGCGCACGCGCTCATGCTCGGCTTCGCGGCCCAGACCGCCGATGCCGATGCCGATGTCGATCAGGTCCGCGACGGCCTGCTGGCGGCGGCGCGCGCCAAGCTGGCGGCCAAGCGCGCGCACGCGTTCTTCGTGAATCGCGTCGGGGTGCCGGACACCGGCTTCGCCACCGAGACCAACGCCGGATGGCTGATCCGCGAGGGGCACGACGACGCCGCTGATTCCGGCCCGCCGCGGCCGAAGCTCGCGCTGGCGCACTGGTTGCTGGACGAGCTGCGCGGCGCATGGCCGCGGGGGTCCGTGTGAGCACCGACGAGCGTGGCACCCATCCGCGCGAGCTTGCGCGACGGTTCGCGGCGGTGCTGGCCGAGCATCGCGCGGCGTGGGAGCTGCAGTACTGGCCGGCGGGCGGGATGCCGTGGCCGGTCGCGGCCGGCGACGCGGCGACCGAGCACGTGCATGCCGCGATGGACCCCGCGGCTGCGTCGGCCACCGTGGCAGCGCCCGCCACCGTCGCGCCGCCAGCCTCGGGCGCGCGGCTGCCGATCGCGGACGCGACCGCGGCCGACGCTGCGCGGGCCGTCGTGACCCAGAGCGCCACCGATCTGCGCGACCGCGCGGCGCAATGGGACACTGCGACCAAGCTCGAGTACCTACGCCGGCGCAACGTCGGCGATTGCCAGCGCTGCGCGCTGTCTCGGACCCGCACCAACATCGTGTTCGGGGTCGGCAATCCCGAGGCGCGGATCATGTTCGTGGGCGAGGCGCCCGGCGCCGACGAAGATCGCCAGGGTGAGCCCTTCGTCGGACGCGCGGGCCAGCGCCTGAATCAGTGGCTGACGACGCTGGGGCTCTCGCGCGCCGACGTGTACATCGCGAACGTGCTCAAGTGCAGGCCGCCGGGCAATCGCGATCCGAGGCCCGAAGAGGTCGATCGTTGCTCGCCGTTCCTGCAGGCGCAGATCCGTGCCATCGCCCCGGCGGTGTTGGTCGCACTCGGTCGTCACGCCGGCATGCTGCTGAGCAAGCGCGACGATCTCTCGCTGCGTGCCATGCGAGGCGCGACGCTCCACTACGAGGTGCAGGCGACGGGTGATCGCGCGACTGCGCACCGCATCCCGATCGTCGTCACCTACCACCCGGCGTACGTGCTTCGTCAAGAGGGATCCGAAGGCGACGGCGAAGCTGCCGAGCGGCTGGTGATGCAGGACTTGGAGCGTGCACTCGCCTGGGTTCGTTCCGCAGATGCGCCGCGCAGTTGACGGACGGGACGCCGCGCCACTAAGGTATCGGCCCCATCGCGAAGGCGTGTCCATGACGAAGGCAGAACTCATCGAACGCATCGCCCGCTCACGCTCGCTGCCCCCCGACATCACCAAGAAAGACATCGACCGCATCGTGACGGTGGCGTTCGACGAGATCGCCAACTACTTCGCCCGTGCGAAGGTCACCCGCACGTCGAGCCCGAAGTTCTCGTTCCCTCGCTTCGGCACCTTCGTGAAGAAGCGCCGCAGTGCGCGACGCGGCGTCAACCCGCGCACGCTCGAGCCGATGAACATCGACGCCTTCTTCACGCTCGACTTCCGCACCAGCGGCGAGCTGCGCGACGCGATGAACCTCGCGAAGCCCGAGTCCGACGCGCCGACGAGTCGGCGCGGCGCGAAGGCCAGCGGGCCGCGCGTGCAGTCGGCTGCCCGCGCGATCGAGGTCGCAGCCGCACCGATCGACGCTGAACTCGACGCGCGCCTGCCTGCGCCTGGGCTGCAGCGCGTGCGTGGTGCCGCCGCCGGCGGGCGCGTGCGATCGGCCTGAAGCCGCGACCATGGCGAAGAACACCACCGCGAGGATCTTCGGCGCCATCGCGGATCTCTGTCTGCGACGCCCAGGCACGGTGCTGCTGGTCGCGCTGCTGCTGTGCGTCGGCGCGGGTGTGCTCGCCAGCGGCCTGCGAGTCAGCACGTCGCGCACCGGCCTGGTCTCGGACGACCAGCCCGAGCAGGCCAAGCTGCGGCGCTTCCAGGAGCGCTTCGGTCGGCCCGAGTCGCCGCTGGTGTTGGTCGCCGGCGGCACGCCGGAGCAGCGCCGGGCCATCGTCGATCGATTGAGCGAGGCCTACGAGCAGGAGCCCGAGTTCGCGGGCCGCGTGCTCGGTCGCATCACCCCCAAGACCATCGCCGAGGTGTTGCTGCTGCAGCGCGCCGACGCGATGGCGCAGCTGCGGGCAGCGTTGCCCCCCGGGGTCGAGCTGGCACCGCTGGTCGAAGGCGGTGCAGTGGCGTGGATGGCCGCGATCGCCGATCGCCTCGAGGGGGCCATCGACGGTGCCGCCGCGGCGGACGGCGAGGACGGCCAGGGCGCGGCTGCTGCTGCTGCTGCGGTCCCGATCGATCGCGCGGCCGAGGGGCTCGCCGGTCTCGGCAGCCTCGCGACCGCGCTCGACGACTACATCGCCGGCAAGAACGCGATGGATCGCTTCGTCGGTGCCGGCACGACCGTGATGCGACGGGGGGTCGACGAGCTCGGCTACCTCGTGACCGGCAACGGCGACGCGCACATGGTCGCGCTGTACCCCGAGCTCGTCAGCGACGAGGGCGCGGCGGTCGAACCGA encodes:
- a CDS encoding HU family DNA-binding protein, translated to MRRAVDGRDAAPLRYRPHREGVSMTKAELIERIARSRSLPPDITKKDIDRIVTVAFDEIANYFARAKVTRTSSPKFSFPRFGTFVKKRRSARRGVNPRTLEPMNIDAFFTLDFRTSGELRDAMNLAKPESDAPTSRRGAKASGPRVQSAARAIEVAAAPIDAELDARLPAPGLQRVRGAAAGGRVRSA
- a CDS encoding uracil-DNA glycosylase, translated to MAAPATVAPPASGARLPIADATAADAARAVVTQSATDLRDRAAQWDTATKLEYLRRRNVGDCQRCALSRTRTNIVFGVGNPEARIMFVGEAPGADEDRQGEPFVGRAGQRLNQWLTTLGLSRADVYIANVLKCRPPGNRDPRPEEVDRCSPFLQAQIRAIAPAVLVALGRHAGMLLSKRDDLSLRAMRGATLHYEVQATGDRATAHRIPIVVTYHPAYVLRQEGSEGDGEAAERLVMQDLERALAWVRSADAPRS